Proteins encoded together in one Chryseobacterium sp. G0201 window:
- a CDS encoding nitroreductase, whose translation MNKAEVLKEIIEQRKSIFPKDYTETEISQAIIDEILNSATFAPNHKRTKPWRFKIFKGEEKAKLASEMQAIYKASQPEQLFLEKKYNDIGFKINKADAVVSIIVNFSGMVPEWEEIAAVSMAVQNMYLTCTANNIGCYWSSPKIVDQLKDSLTIEENQKCLGLFYMGAV comes from the coding sequence ATGAATAAAGCAGAAGTTTTAAAAGAAATCATAGAGCAAAGAAAAAGTATCTTTCCAAAAGATTACACTGAAACCGAAATATCTCAGGCAATCATCGATGAAATCCTGAATTCAGCGACATTTGCTCCCAATCACAAACGTACAAAACCTTGGCGTTTTAAAATTTTCAAAGGAGAAGAAAAAGCAAAATTAGCTTCCGAAATGCAGGCTATTTACAAAGCTTCTCAACCCGAACAGCTATTTTTAGAGAAAAAATATAATGACATTGGCTTTAAAATCAATAAAGCTGATGCTGTTGTTTCAATCATTGTAAATTTCAGCGGAATGGTTCCTGAATGGGAAGAGATCGCTGCTGTTTCTATGGCTGTTCAAAATATGTATCTGACTTGTACAGCAAATAATATCGGCTGTTACTGGAGTTCTCCTAAAATTGTAGATCAATTGAAAGATTCTTTGACCATTGAGGAAAACCAGAAGTGTTTAGGGCTTTTCTACATGGGAGCAGTTTAA
- a CDS encoding SRPBCC family protein gives MKTILKIIGVIILLIIGYAVIAMLAFGKNYHYEKSMVINAPKEKVWQQISSMKSFNEWNPWMKLDKSMKVTYTGNSGEVGDKYCWDSKNDNAGAGCQEIKGLVLNEKQKTEMMFIKPFEGQATSEIVLSPEGNATKVLWTMDTEQDPMMKIMRPMMDYQMGKSYEEGLNNLKALVEK, from the coding sequence ATGAAAACAATCTTAAAAATTATTGGTGTAATTATTCTTTTAATTATCGGATATGCTGTAATCGCAATGCTCGCTTTTGGTAAAAATTATCATTATGAAAAATCCATGGTCATAAATGCTCCGAAAGAAAAAGTATGGCAGCAAATAAGTTCTATGAAGTCTTTTAATGAATGGAATCCTTGGATGAAATTAGATAAAAGCATGAAAGTAACGTATACCGGAAATTCTGGAGAAGTGGGAGACAAATACTGCTGGGATAGCAAAAATGATAATGCAGGAGCGGGTTGTCAGGAAATTAAAGGATTGGTTTTAAATGAAAAACAAAAAACGGAAATGATGTTTATAAAACCTTTTGAAGGACAAGCAACTTCCGAGATCGTTTTGTCTCCTGAGGGAAATGCTACAAAAGTACTCTGGACGATGGATACCGAGCAAGATCCTATGATGAAAATAATGAGACCAATGATGGATTATCAAATGGGAAAATCCTACGAAGAAGGTTTGAATAATTTGAAAGCTTTGGTAGAAAAATAA
- a CDS encoding M3 family metallopeptidase has protein sequence MNILTEKFNTPYHSAPFNSIKNEDYLPAFKELIQKSEEEIDAIVNNTEEPTFENVIEALAYSGEQLDAVSNIFFNLNSAETSDELQQIAQEVSPILTEYSSKISQNEDLFNKIKKVYDEKEKYNLNEEQQMLLNETYKGFVRSGALLNEEDKEKLKKISMDLSLKSLQFGQNVLASTNNYFKHITNKEDLAGIPEAIIEQYAEEAKERELEGWVITLQYPSYLPLMTYAENRELRKEIALANGKKSFDGGEFDNQNLIKELLQLKQQKAELLGYSTYADYVLEERMAKSPTKVLDFLNELLTKAKPYAEKEIEELKSLAKADGIDEIQGYDHAYYAEKLRKAKYDLNDEELKPYFPLDQVQEAVFGLANNLFGLTFEERKDIPKYHEDVKVYEVKENGEYKSLLYVDYFPRKGKRAGAWMTSYKNQYKKDGENSRPHISIVCKFSKPTKDTPSLLTFQEVTTLFHEFGHALHGMLANTQYPTLSGTSVKWDFVELPSQFLENFCYEPEFLKTFAKHYKTGEILPDEKIEKIALSKNFMEGYQTMRQLGFGILDMNYHTKVAELEGKSVKEFEDNYTKATQLYPANPETAMSPSFSHIFQGGYSAGYYSYKWAEVLDADAFQYFKENGIFNPEIAAKYKILLSSGGTKDPMELYKNFRGSEPKVESLLKRAFG, from the coding sequence ATGAATATTTTAACGGAAAAATTTAACACACCATATCATTCAGCGCCATTTAATTCTATTAAAAATGAAGATTATCTTCCTGCTTTTAAAGAATTAATTCAAAAATCAGAAGAAGAAATTGATGCCATCGTCAACAATACAGAAGAACCGACTTTTGAAAATGTAATTGAAGCCTTGGCGTATTCCGGAGAGCAATTGGATGCTGTTTCTAATATATTTTTCAATTTAAATTCCGCAGAAACAAGTGATGAATTGCAACAGATCGCTCAGGAAGTTTCTCCGATCTTAACAGAATATTCATCAAAAATTTCTCAAAACGAAGATCTTTTCAATAAAATTAAAAAAGTTTACGATGAAAAGGAGAAATACAATCTTAATGAAGAGCAACAAATGCTTTTAAATGAAACTTACAAAGGTTTTGTGAGAAGCGGTGCTTTATTAAATGAAGAAGACAAGGAAAAATTGAAGAAGATCAGCATGGATTTATCTTTAAAGTCTCTTCAATTCGGACAAAATGTATTGGCATCCACCAATAATTATTTCAAACATATTACTAATAAAGAGGATTTGGCGGGAATACCCGAAGCGATTATCGAACAATATGCTGAAGAAGCAAAAGAAAGAGAGCTTGAAGGTTGGGTGATTACGTTACAATATCCTAGTTATCTTCCGTTGATGACCTATGCTGAAAACCGTGAATTGAGAAAAGAAATCGCATTGGCAAACGGCAAAAAATCTTTTGACGGTGGTGAATTTGACAATCAAAATTTAATCAAAGAACTTCTTCAGTTAAAACAGCAGAAAGCTGAATTATTAGGCTATTCAACGTATGCAGACTATGTTTTGGAAGAAAGAATGGCAAAATCTCCAACAAAAGTATTGGATTTTTTAAATGAATTATTGACGAAAGCTAAACCTTACGCAGAAAAAGAGATTGAAGAATTAAAATCATTAGCAAAAGCTGATGGAATTGATGAAATACAAGGTTATGACCATGCTTATTACGCCGAAAAACTTCGTAAAGCAAAATATGACCTAAATGATGAGGAATTAAAGCCTTATTTCCCATTAGATCAGGTTCAGGAAGCGGTTTTTGGATTGGCAAATAACTTATTCGGGCTAACTTTTGAAGAAAGAAAAGATATTCCGAAATATCATGAAGATGTAAAAGTCTATGAGGTCAAAGAAAATGGCGAGTACAAATCCTTGTTATACGTTGATTATTTCCCAAGAAAAGGCAAAAGAGCCGGAGCGTGGATGACGAGCTATAAAAATCAGTACAAAAAAGACGGTGAAAATTCTCGTCCGCATATTTCTATCGTTTGTAAATTCAGCAAACCGACAAAAGATACTCCGAGTTTATTGACTTTCCAAGAAGTGACGACTTTATTCCATGAATTTGGTCATGCTCTTCACGGAATGTTGGCAAATACGCAATATCCTACCCTTTCAGGAACTTCTGTAAAATGGGATTTTGTGGAATTACCGTCTCAATTCCTGGAAAATTTCTGCTACGAACCTGAATTCTTAAAAACTTTCGCGAAACATTACAAAACAGGTGAAATTCTTCCCGATGAAAAAATCGAGAAAATTGCACTTTCAAAAAACTTTATGGAAGGCTATCAGACAATGAGACAATTAGGTTTTGGAATTTTGGATATGAACTATCATACTAAAGTTGCAGAGTTGGAGGGTAAGAGTGTGAAAGAGTTTGAGGATAACTACACAAAAGCAACACAGTTGTATCCTGCAAACCCTGAAACCGCGATGAGTCCGAGTTTTTCACATATTTTCCAAGGTGGATATTCCGCGGGATATTATTCTTACAAATGGGCGGAAGTTTTGGATGCTGATGCTTTTCAATATTTTAAAGAAAACGGAATTTTCAATCCTGAAATTGCCGCAAAATATAAAATTCTTCTTTCTTCCGGCGGAACAAAAGATCCAATGGAATTGTATAAGAATTTCAGAGGAAGTGAGCCGAAAGTGGAGAGTTTGTTGAAAAGGGCATTTGGGTAA
- a CDS encoding class I SAM-dependent methyltransferase — protein MQQNKYDNTSFFEQYEKMLRSQKGLEGAGEWPALKKMLPDFSGKDVLDLGCGFGWHCRYAIEKGAKSVIGIDLSEKMLEKAREINALQGIQYERKALENVDYPDEKFDIILSSLTFHYIESFDTLAQNIYKWLKPNGHFVFSVEHPVFTAQGNQDWTYNENGEKLHWPVDNYFIEGKRNTTFLGEEVVKYHRTLTTYLNSLLKQGFKIKEVVEPEPSEEMLKEISEMKDELRRPMMLLISVEK, from the coding sequence ATGCAACAAAACAAATACGACAACACCTCCTTTTTCGAACAATACGAAAAAATGCTTCGTTCACAAAAAGGATTGGAAGGAGCTGGAGAATGGCCTGCTTTAAAAAAAATGTTGCCTGATTTTTCAGGAAAAGATGTTCTTGATTTGGGTTGTGGCTTTGGTTGGCATTGCAGATATGCCATTGAAAAAGGTGCGAAATCCGTTATTGGAATTGACCTTTCAGAAAAGATGCTTGAAAAAGCGAGAGAAATCAATGCTCTGCAAGGCATTCAATACGAAAGAAAAGCCCTTGAAAATGTAGATTATCCTGATGAGAAATTTGATATTATTTTAAGTTCTCTGACATTCCATTATATCGAATCATTTGATACATTGGCACAAAATATTTACAAATGGCTGAAACCGAACGGACATTTTGTATTTTCGGTGGAGCATCCTGTTTTTACAGCACAGGGAAATCAAGATTGGACTTATAATGAAAATGGAGAAAAACTGCATTGGCCTGTTGATAATTATTTCATAGAAGGAAAAAGAAATACCACATTTTTAGGGGAAGAAGTTGTAAAATATCACAGAACTTTAACAACCTATCTGAATAGTCTTTTAAAGCAAGGTTTCAAAATCAAAGAAGTTGTTGAACCGGAACCGAGTGAAGAAATGCTGAAAGAAATTTCAGAGATGAAAGATGAATTGCGTAGACCAATGATGTTATTGATATCTGTTGAAAAATAG
- a CDS encoding prolyl oligopeptidase family serine peptidase, which produces MIPQRKLKQNLIILLLSFTINQAFAQKKEFRETEVDTLTFLNNRKILNSLNTIKFQKKIFVENDIKIPYRFLTPKNNLVTQKYPLVITFHNSTRIGNDNENQLEPFAKIWLRDEIYEKFSCYVVAPQFNTRSSNYKINKEGIQVSKPSNEVFALLKLINDLEKEYPNIDKNRIYLIGYSMGGSTAQNLMNLSPNTFAAVVSVASVPDLSNLNKIKEKNIWLIHGKNDDENPYVGSVELYKKLPSDKNLIFTTFTNLHHNNIVMPFLITDEIPKWLFEKRK; this is translated from the coding sequence ATGATACCTCAAAGAAAACTCAAGCAAAACTTAATAATCCTTTTATTAAGTTTCACCATCAATCAAGCTTTTGCACAAAAGAAAGAATTTCGGGAGACAGAAGTTGATACGCTTACCTTTTTAAACAATAGAAAAATATTAAACAGCTTAAATACCATTAAATTTCAAAAGAAAATATTCGTAGAAAATGACATTAAAATTCCCTACAGATTTTTAACGCCTAAAAACAATCTCGTAACCCAAAAATACCCTTTGGTTATTACCTTTCATAATTCTACAAGAATCGGAAACGATAATGAAAATCAGCTTGAGCCCTTTGCTAAAATATGGTTGCGAGATGAAATTTATGAGAAATTTTCGTGTTATGTTGTAGCGCCACAATTCAATACACGATCCTCCAATTATAAGATCAATAAAGAAGGTATTCAAGTTTCAAAACCATCCAACGAGGTTTTTGCTTTATTGAAACTGATCAATGATCTTGAAAAAGAATATCCCAATATTGATAAAAACAGAATCTATCTGATTGGTTATTCGATGGGAGGTTCAACTGCCCAAAATCTTATGAATTTGAGTCCCAATACATTTGCAGCCGTTGTTTCTGTTGCTTCCGTGCCAGATTTATCGAATCTTAATAAAATTAAAGAAAAAAATATCTGGCTAATTCACGGCAAAAATGATGATGAAAATCCGTATGTAGGCAGTGTTGAATTGTATAAAAAACTTCCTTCCGATAAAAATTTGATCTTTACAACATTCACCAACCTTCATCATAACAATATTGTGATGCCATTTTTGATAACAGATGAAATCCCGAAATGGTTATTTGAAAAACGTAAATAA
- a CDS encoding tetratricopeptide repeat protein encodes MNNITQRLENVKKLQAKRWENEDHWDDINDLLVKELDEILLIEPQNTAALINIGAVYSDMGENEKAIHYLKTALNLGSEDKNLFINLAIVMVYMEMHQEEYHEYLETAEDKLEDPLTFKAYFDPNSQ; translated from the coding sequence ATGAATAACATCACTCAAAGACTAGAAAACGTAAAAAAACTCCAGGCAAAAAGATGGGAAAATGAAGATCACTGGGATGATATTAATGATCTTTTAGTTAAAGAATTAGATGAAATCTTACTTATAGAGCCTCAGAATACAGCAGCTTTAATCAATATCGGAGCGGTGTATTCTGACATGGGAGAAAACGAAAAAGCTATACACTACTTGAAGACTGCATTAAATTTAGGTTCTGAAGACAAAAACCTGTTTATAAACTTAGCTATCGTCATGGTTTACATGGAAATGCACCAAGAGGAATATCATGAATACCTGGAAACAGCTGAAGATAAATTGGAAGATCCGTTGACTTTTAAAGCGTATTTTGATCCAAATTCTCAGTAG
- a CDS encoding YqaE/Pmp3 family membrane protein produces the protein MVRGKVLTGIICLVLQITLIGWIPAAIWAVLSLNNERAEKRTDKLIKAMRENQK, from the coding sequence ATCGTTCGAGGAAAAGTACTAACAGGAATCATTTGTTTAGTTTTACAAATTACCTTAATTGGCTGGATTCCGGCTGCAATTTGGGCTGTTTTATCGTTAAATAACGAAAGAGCAGAAAAACGAACTGACAAATTAATCAAGGCAATGCGAGAAAATCAAAAATAA
- a CDS encoding helix-turn-helix transcriptional regulator — MLKISEYNQLKIPVPKEFESIFSHFYFAENNSQQLVTKTLLPTFQTILLFCFGESATMKTKENTIISVYKCITFGPIRHSFEYTLPPKASILVANFEDDAFYRFFGKVIISNNFAVHPDELLTENCFTDLWYELSKINSTQEQVDHILNFCQPYLQNQDFTSQLLSNFKDENLNPIKIIAEKTNQSERNIQLKQKEKFGYSSKEINRYNRFFKAIQMIEKEIEAQNKVEWFNIISECNYYDQSQLIHDFKHFLHISPSQYLKFQQDICNPRS, encoded by the coding sequence ATGCTCAAAATATCAGAATATAATCAACTCAAAATTCCAGTTCCTAAAGAATTTGAAAGTATATTCTCGCATTTCTACTTTGCTGAAAACAATTCACAGCAGCTTGTTACAAAAACATTATTACCCACTTTTCAAACCATTTTATTGTTCTGTTTTGGAGAAAGTGCAACTATGAAAACCAAAGAAAATACAATCATTTCGGTTTATAAATGTATTACTTTCGGCCCTATCAGACATTCCTTTGAATATACTTTACCTCCAAAAGCTTCAATTTTAGTTGCTAATTTTGAAGATGATGCTTTTTATAGATTTTTCGGAAAAGTCATCATTTCAAATAATTTTGCTGTACATCCTGATGAACTTTTAACCGAAAACTGTTTCACAGATCTTTGGTATGAACTGTCAAAAATAAATTCAACACAGGAACAGGTCGATCATATTCTCAATTTCTGTCAACCTTATTTGCAAAATCAGGATTTTACGAGTCAGCTTTTAAGTAATTTTAAAGATGAAAATTTAAATCCAATTAAAATCATTGCCGAGAAAACCAATCAATCTGAACGGAATATTCAGCTTAAACAAAAGGAAAAATTCGGATATTCTTCTAAAGAAATCAATCGCTACAACCGTTTTTTTAAAGCTATACAAATGATTGAAAAAGAGATTGAAGCTCAAAATAAAGTTGAATGGTTTAATATTATCAGTGAATGTAATTATTACGACCAAAGTCAGCTTATCCATGATTTTAAGCATTTCTTACATATTTCACCTTCTCAATATTTAAAATTCCAGCAAGACATCTGCAATCCGAGATCTTAA
- a CDS encoding NAD(P)H-dependent oxidoreductase: protein MKHLIIYAHPNENSLNHYLLETVIESLESEKHEIVIRDLNKINYNPVLSLEDMQGQRMGKISDDIKTEQDYISWAEHITFIYPIWWTGMPAIMKGYIDRVFSYGFAYRYDQGVQKGLLTDKQTVIINTHGKSNEEYERIGMDKALSLTSDKGIFTYCGFEINQHFFFDKADKATPEDLEIWKEHIRNTYLEKISKNLF, encoded by the coding sequence ATGAAACACTTAATTATTTACGCTCATCCTAATGAAAACAGTTTAAATCACTATCTTTTAGAAACCGTTATTGAAAGTCTGGAATCTGAAAAACATGAAATTGTAATACGTGATTTAAACAAAATTAATTACAATCCGGTTTTATCTCTCGAAGATATGCAGGGACAAAGAATGGGGAAAATTTCTGATGATATTAAAACAGAACAGGACTATATTTCATGGGCAGAACATATTACTTTTATTTACCCAATTTGGTGGACGGGAATGCCGGCAATCATGAAAGGCTATATCGATCGCGTTTTCAGTTATGGTTTTGCGTATCGTTATGATCAGGGAGTTCAAAAAGGTTTGTTAACAGATAAACAAACCGTCATCATTAACACCCACGGAAAATCTAATGAAGAATACGAACGTATTGGAATGGATAAAGCGCTTTCTCTGACTTCCGACAAAGGAATTTTCACATACTGCGGTTTTGAGATCAATCAGCATTTCTTTTTTGATAAAGCCGATAAAGCGACTCCGGAAGATCTTGAAATCTGGAAAGAACACATCAGAAATACGTATTTGGAAAAAATTTCTAAAAATTTATTTTAA
- a CDS encoding 3'-5' exoribonuclease domain-containing protein yields the protein MSYIMVDIESDGPIPGDFSMICFGAVLVDEDLGTTFYGKLKPISDQFNPDALAISGFSREETMDFDDPKEVMLKFEEWIKTNSKGRPIFISDNNGFDWMFICWYFHHFIQRNPFGYSSRRLSDLYCGLEKDTFAQWKHLRKTEHTHHPVDDARGNAEVLLHMKKEMGLKIGLK from the coding sequence ATGAGCTACATTATGGTAGATATAGAATCTGACGGTCCGATTCCCGGAGATTTTTCGATGATCTGTTTCGGGGCAGTTCTTGTAGATGAAGATCTGGGGACTACTTTTTATGGAAAATTAAAGCCTATTTCTGATCAGTTTAATCCTGATGCATTAGCCATTTCAGGATTTAGCAGGGAAGAAACGATGGATTTTGATGATCCGAAAGAAGTGATGCTCAAATTTGAAGAATGGATCAAAACAAATTCTAAAGGAAGACCTATTTTCATCAGTGATAATAATGGTTTCGACTGGATGTTCATCTGCTGGTATTTTCATCATTTTATTCAAAGAAATCCTTTTGGATACTCTTCAAGAAGATTATCCGACCTATATTGCGGACTCGAAAAAGATACTTTTGCCCAATGGAAACATCTTCGTAAAACAGAGCATACGCACCATCCCGTTGATGATGCCAGAGGAAATGCCGAAGTTTTATTGCATATGAAAAAGGAAATGGGTTTGAAGATCGGTTTAAAATAG
- a CDS encoding GNAT family N-acetyltransferase, producing MMNLQYRKASESDLDFLLDLRMKTMTEHYANSGLPTTEESALQRVLYQFEKANIISLDNEAIGLLKLNKESDKTEVLQIQIHPKMQGKGIGKLILKDIIEEAKTAQKRVILSVLKTNKAQNLYSSLGFKIVEENEHSYIMEFSN from the coding sequence ATGATGAATTTACAATACAGAAAAGCCTCAGAAAGCGACCTCGATTTCTTACTTGATCTGAGAATGAAAACCATGACCGAGCATTATGCAAATTCAGGGCTGCCGACAACAGAAGAATCGGCGCTGCAGAGAGTGCTTTATCAGTTTGAAAAAGCCAATATCATATCTTTAGATAATGAAGCAATCGGATTATTAAAACTCAATAAAGAATCTGACAAAACAGAAGTTTTACAAATTCAAATTCATCCCAAAATGCAGGGAAAAGGAATTGGGAAACTAATTTTGAAAGATATTATTGAGGAAGCTAAAACTGCACAAAAACGTGTTATATTAAGTGTTTTAAAAACAAATAAAGCCCAAAATTTATATTCAAGCTTAGGTTTTAAGATCGTTGAGGAAAATGAACATTCTTACATCATGGAGTTTTCAAACTAA
- a CDS encoding TerD family protein: MAINLQKGQTINLRKNDRGENVYDLSTVTIGLGWDVRKQGGFLGRLFGSEPEYDLDAIAFLLDSNGKVANMGQTIQRHDGKQIVLYQGDVIYFNSMKHPSGQIWLTGDNRTGAGDGDDEQIIVKLDQLDQRYQKIVFVVSIYQGNTNRQHFGMIDNAFIRAVDAKGKEITKFSLSGDASLNGMCSMVFAEAYRHNGDWKFRAIGEPHHTDNFIDVLVPYTNK, encoded by the coding sequence ATGGCGATCAATTTACAAAAAGGACAAACAATCAATTTAAGGAAAAATGACCGTGGAGAAAATGTTTATGATCTTTCTACTGTTACGATCGGTTTGGGCTGGGATGTTCGTAAGCAAGGTGGCTTTTTAGGAAGATTATTCGGTAGTGAGCCGGAATATGATCTCGATGCAATAGCCTTTCTTCTAGATTCAAATGGGAAGGTTGCCAATATGGGACAAACCATACAGCGACATGATGGTAAGCAGATTGTTCTTTATCAGGGAGATGTTATTTATTTTAATTCTATGAAACATCCGAGCGGTCAGATCTGGCTGACGGGTGATAACAGAACCGGTGCAGGTGACGGTGATGATGAACAAATCATTGTAAAGCTAGACCAGCTGGATCAACGTTATCAGAAAATTGTATTCGTAGTTTCAATATATCAGGGAAATACAAACAGGCAACATTTCGGGATGATCGATAATGCCTTCATCAGAGCAGTTGATGCCAAAGGAAAGGAAATTACGAAATTCAGTCTTTCCGGAGATGCAAGCTTGAACGGAATGTGCTCGATGGTTTTTGCAGAAGCTTACCGTCATAATGGCGACTGGAAATTCCGCGCTATTGGTGAACCGCATCACACAGATAATTTTATCGATGTTCTTGTGCCTTATACAAATAAATAG
- a CDS encoding TerD family protein — protein MAINLQKGQRIEIGFTKMTIGLGWDPNEGGGYDFDLDASAIMIDADRKLVSEEYFVFYNNLNSPDGALTHTGDDPSGKNSDGDDDESIIVDLEKVDQRVEEILFVVTIEDFERRKQNFGQVRNSYIRIIDKTSNQEIAKYELDEDFSIETGVEFGRLYKRGGSWKFEASGIGYRADLGFFLEKYYKGQIIK, from the coding sequence ATGGCAATTAACTTACAGAAAGGACAAAGAATTGAAATAGGATTTACAAAAATGACGATAGGCCTGGGATGGGATCCGAATGAAGGTGGAGGATATGATTTTGACCTTGATGCTTCTGCGATCATGATCGATGCCGACAGAAAATTAGTGAGTGAAGAATATTTTGTTTTTTATAATAATTTAAATTCTCCGGACGGAGCCCTTACTCATACAGGAGATGATCCAAGCGGTAAAAACAGCGATGGAGACGACGATGAATCTATTATTGTTGATCTGGAAAAAGTAGATCAGAGGGTAGAAGAAATTTTATTTGTCGTTACAATTGAAGATTTTGAGAGAAGAAAACAAAATTTCGGACAGGTAAGAAATTCATACATCAGAATTATAGATAAGACCAGCAATCAGGAAATAGCGAAATATGAACTCGATGAAGACTTCTCTATAGAAACAGGAGTAGAATTCGGAAGATTGTACAAACGTGGCGGAAGCTGGAAATTTGAAGCTTCAGGGATTGGCTACAGAGCTGATTTGGGTTTCTTTCTTGAAAAATATTATAAAGGACAAATCATAAAATAA
- a CDS encoding lysylphosphatidylglycerol synthase transmembrane domain-containing protein, with product MEKKSSNPLKSVITIVVSLAFAGFFLWLALRGLDFKVIQKSLAKANYFWVAFAAVFGLLAYWFRAIRWNLMLEPMGHSISTSNSLWSISFGYLMNLTIPRSGEVARATALYGVEKVPVDKSFGTIILERVVDLVCMIGFLGLTLAFKYDAILSFYENSGVTINPNKILIFLLILIIGTVLFFVFKKRLATVPFLGKIINFIDGIFQGLTSIFKLKQKGKFILYTLGIWVSYYFAAYLVCFALPETSNFTVADGFFIIVVGTLGMMVPASGGIGAFNLAMKFGFMALFIAMGKSGELGAEMGLTYSFISLPLQITIMLVMGLISIPMLAKARNNAAAEKEIKG from the coding sequence ATGGAGAAAAAATCATCAAATCCATTAAAATCAGTAATTACGATTGTAGTTTCGCTCGCATTTGCAGGTTTCTTTTTATGGCTTGCTCTTAGAGGGCTTGATTTTAAAGTAATTCAGAAATCTCTTGCAAAGGCCAATTATTTCTGGGTTGCATTTGCTGCTGTTTTTGGGCTGTTGGCTTATTGGTTCAGGGCTATTCGCTGGAATCTGATGCTGGAGCCTATGGGACACAGTATTTCAACATCCAATTCGCTTTGGTCTATCTCTTTTGGATATTTAATGAATCTTACCATTCCGAGAAGTGGTGAGGTAGCAAGAGCAACTGCTTTATATGGTGTTGAAAAAGTTCCTGTAGACAAATCTTTTGGAACGATTATTCTTGAAAGAGTAGTGGATCTGGTTTGTATGATCGGATTTTTAGGATTAACATTAGCATTTAAATATGATGCCATTCTGTCTTTTTACGAAAATTCAGGAGTTACCATTAATCCAAATAAAATTTTGATTTTCCTTTTAATCTTAATTATAGGAACAGTTTTGTTTTTCGTGTTTAAAAAGAGATTGGCAACCGTTCCATTTTTAGGAAAGATCATCAATTTTATTGACGGAATTTTTCAGGGGTTGACTTCAATATTTAAATTAAAACAAAAAGGAAAATTCATCCTTTATACATTAGGAATTTGGGTTTCGTATTATTTTGCAGCATATCTCGTATGTTTTGCTCTTCCTGAAACTTCAAATTTTACCGTTGCTGACGGCTTTTTTATTATCGTTGTAGGAACTCTGGGAATGATGGTTCCTGCGAGCGGCGGAATTGGAGCTTTCAATCTGGCAATGAAATTTGGTTTCATGGCTTTATTCATAGCAATGGGGAAAAGTGGTGAGCTGGGCGCCGAAATGGGACTTACGTATTCATTTATTTCGCTGCCGTTACAAATTACGATCATGCTTGTCATGGGATTGATCTCGATTCCGATGTTGGCAAAAGCTAGAAATAATGCAGCTGCTGAAAAAGAAATTAAAGGGTAA
- the panD gene encoding aspartate 1-decarboxylase produces the protein MLIEVFKSKIHRVRVTASDLNYIGSITIDEDLIEAAGLVVGERVYIVNVNNGERFDTYVIKGKRKSGEVCLNGPAARKVQRDDIIIIIAYAQMTPEEAKDFQPKIVFPDEKTNLLT, from the coding sequence ATGTTAATAGAAGTTTTTAAGTCAAAGATTCACAGGGTACGAGTTACGGCTTCAGACCTTAATTATATAGGAAGTATTACGATCGATGAAGATCTTATCGAAGCTGCCGGTTTGGTGGTAGGAGAAAGGGTTTATATCGTAAATGTAAATAACGGTGAGCGTTTCGACACCTACGTTATCAAAGGTAAAAGGAAGTCGGGAGAAGTTTGCCTGAATGGTCCTGCTGCCAGAAAAGTTCAGAGAGATGACATCATCATAATCATAGCATATGCTCAGATGACTCCTGAAGAAGCGAAGGATTTTCAGCCAAAGATCGTTTTCCCGGATGAAAAAACTAACCTGCTTACCTAA